A genomic segment from Comamonas terrigena NBRC 13299 encodes:
- a CDS encoding DUF3224 domain-containing protein, with protein sequence MNHVAIGQFEIALDSQPLSGVAASTGLARMSLDKKFQGDLEAVSQGEMLAFRSGVPGSAGYVAMEVVRGSLHGRQGSFVLQHSSTMNQGAPTQSITVVPDSGTEALAGLSGSLVITITDGQHAYRFEYSLPERTR encoded by the coding sequence ATGAACCATGTCGCAATCGGTCAGTTTGAGATCGCCCTCGACAGCCAGCCCTTGAGCGGCGTTGCCGCAAGCACCGGTCTGGCCCGCATGTCGCTGGATAAAAAATTCCAGGGCGACCTGGAAGCTGTCAGCCAAGGCGAGATGCTGGCATTTCGCAGCGGTGTCCCAGGTTCTGCGGGCTATGTGGCCATGGAGGTCGTCCGAGGCAGCCTGCATGGCCGCCAAGGGAGTTTTGTGCTCCAGCACAGCTCCACCATGAACCAGGGGGCGCCCACCCAGTCCATCACCGTCGTGCCGGATTCCGGCACAGAGGCGCTGGCCGGACTGTCTGGAAGCCTGGTCATCACCATCACCGACGGGCAGCATGCCTACCGGTTCGAGTACAGCCTGCCAGAGCGCACACGGTGA